The window ACGCCGGTCCGGCCGGAGGCCAGCGTCTTCATCCGCAGGAACATCAGCGCGCGGACCACCTCGCGCTCCACCGCCGGGCCCATCCCGGCGGCGTGCGAACGCACCAGCGAGCGCTGCAGCTGGGCGCGGAGCTCGGGGCTGATGTGCCGGACGGCGAGCGCGCCGAAGCCGGTGGAGACGCCGTAGACGGGGCGCGGCTCGGCCGCGAGGGCCTCGATCCGGGCCCGCGCGGTCGCCATCTCGGCGAGCGCGTCCGGACCGATCTCTACCCGGGCGTTGCCCCGGGCGACGGCCAGCACGTCCTCGGCGCTGACGTCGGCCTTGCCGACCTGGACGAGGGGCGCATCGGGGGCCACAGCACTGTGCATATCCATATGCATCATCACACCAGCTGAATGAAGATATGACAACCAGTGGATCCCACCTGGCGGACTCCCGCCCGCCGGACGGAGCCGGCCGCGGCCGCCCTCCACGTCCCGCCGGAGGGCGCGCCGGCGCCGACGGCCCGGCCGGGACCTCCACACCACCCTCGCCGACGGCGGGCGCCGGCCGCCTCACGGCATCGCCGATCGGGTGACGGGCGCCCGCCCCACGAGTCGCCCCCACCGGCGCCCGGCCACCGGCCCCACCCCGATTTCCGAAGCGCCACCCCGATACCGCACGCTGGGGTCGACGGACGGCACGGAGGCGGAGGACCGATGACGCGGGCGACGGCACGGCGGCGAGTGGTGCGGCTGCACGGGGACGGCCGCAGCACGCGACCGGACGCCCTCGCGGCGGAGGAGCCGCTGGAGATCCGGGTCGGCGGCGAGCCGCTGACGGTGACCATGCGCACGCCCGGCCAGGACTTCGACCTGGTGGCCGGCTTCCTGGTCGGCGAGGGGCTGGTGCACACGGCCGAGGACCTCGCGGCCCTGCGCTACTGCGCCGGGACGGACGAGGACGGCGCGAACACCTACAACGTGGTGGACGCGGCCCTGCGCGGCGCCCGCGCCCTCCCGCTCTCCGCCCACCGCAACCTGCTCACCACCAGCGCCTGCGGCCTCTGCGGCCGCGACACGGTGGACGCCGTCCGCACCCACGTCCGCCACCCCGTCGGGGACGACCCGCTGACCGTCCCCCCGGCCCTGCTGTACGGGCTGGCGGACCGGCTCCGGGCCACCCAGCGGACCTTCGACTCGACCGGCGGCCTGCACGCGGCCGGGCTGTTCGACGGGACGAGCGGCGCGCTGCTCTGCGCCCGCGAGGACGTCGGCCGGCACAACGCGGTGGACAAGGTGGTCGGCTGGGCCCTGCGCGCGGGCCGGCTGCCGCTGACCGGGCACGTCCTGCTGGTCAGCGGTCGCGCCTCGTTCGAGCTGACCCAGAAGGCCGCGCTGGCGGGCGTCCCCCTGCTGGCCGCCGTCTCCGCGCCGTCCTCCCTCGCGGTGGACCTCGCCGAGGAGCTGGGCCTGACCCTGGTCGGCTTCCTGCGCGGCGAACGCGCCAACGTCTACACCCGCCCGGACCGGATCAGCGGCTGACCGGCCGGCCTCCGCCCGCCCCACCCCGGAGAGCCGACCCGCCCCGGAGCGTGCGGGCTCGGTCCGATCCTTCAGCAAGACGAGACGTATCGTTTCGCCAGCGCCCTAGAATGGGCCCATGACCCGCAGCAGCTCTCCCGATCCCACCCGCCGCAGCGAGCGCTCCCGCCAGGCCGTCCTCACCGCCGCCGCCGAACTGGTGGCCGAGGTGGGCTTCGGCAAGCTGACCATCGAGGCGATCGCCGCCCGGGCCGGCGTCGGCAAGCAGACCATCTACCGCTGGTGGCCCTCCAAGGGCGCGGTGGTCTTCGACGCCTTCCAGGCCGCCAACGAGAACGCCTCCGGCAGTCTGGCGCTGCCCGACACCGGCGACCTCGCCGCCGACCTGCGCGCCGTCCTGCGGCCGACGGCCGACCAGCTCGCCGACCCGGGCTTCGACAACACCGGCCGCGGCCTGGTCTCCGAGCACCTGCGCGACCCGGCCCTGCTGCGGGAGTACCGCGAGCGCCTGCTGGACCCTCTACTGGAGGTCACCCGGGAGCGCCTGCGCACCGCCCGCGAGGCCGGGCAGATCGCCGCCGACGCCGACCTCGACCTCGCCGTCGAACTGCTCTACGGCCCGATGTACTACCGCTGGCTGCACGGCCTCGGCCCGCTCGACCACGCCTACGCGGACCGTCTGGTGGCGGGCGTCCTGCGCGCCCTGCGGCCGTGACCGGTCCGGCGGCCGGCCCGTGGACCCACCGGGTCCACGGGCCCGCGCGGTCTACTGCCGGTTGCGGCGGCGGAGCATCACGACCACCGCGATGATCACGGCGATCACGATCAGCACCACCACGATGCCGATCACCACACCGATGATCTTGCCGAAGAAGCCCTTCTTCTTCTTCTTCGACTTCGACTTGGACTTGTCCTTGGACCCGGCCAGCCGGGTGCCGTCCTGCTGCCCGGCCACGGCCGGGGCCGCCTGGGCCGCCTGGACGGCGCCCCCCGCGGCGGCAGAACCGGCGGCGGAACCGGCGGCGGTGCTGACCGCGGCGGCGCGCGGCGCGGCCTCGGCCGCCGGGGCGGCTGCCAGCGTGGCACCGCCCAGCGCCAGCACCGCGGAGAGGACAAGGCTCGTCAGACGAGCGCGCATGGGTTTCGACCCCCGTTCCGGCCCGGCCCCCGTGGCCCGCCGACGGCGGATACCATCCCACGTCCGGGGCTCGCCGCCCAGCCCCGCGGCAGCCTCCGCACCGGACCGCGACCGGCTCGGAACAGGCCGGTCACCGAACCGGCACAAGCCCCCCAACCGGTCCGTCCACGAACCGGGCCCGCCTCAGCCCGGCGGCGGGGAGGCCGGGCCGGAGAGCGCCACGGCGACCAGGGCCCGCATCGCGCTGGCGACCTGTCCGAGCGGCAGCGTCGCGTCGTCGGCGAACAGTTCCACCAGCCAGCCGCCGGCCGGGTTCTGGCCGCCCGCCGCGACCATCCCCCGGTAGCCGCTGACCACCAGCATGGCCTCCTCGGACGGGTCGTTCCCGGCCGCGCCCGCGCGCAGCGCGAAGGACCCGCCGCGCACCGCCTGCCGGGTCATCGGGTAGTGCCGCAGGTCGAAGACGGCGTCCGGGGCCTCGATCTGGGCCCGCTGGGTCTCCGCCCGCGAGCTGCTCGGTCCGCTGGTCATCCGGTACACGGCGTGCTGGGCGGTGCGCATCAGGTGCGAGCCGGGCGGCACGTAGGAGACCCACCAGCCGACCGCGTCGAGCAGCCGGGAGGCCGTCTCCGCGACCACCGCCAGCTTGCCGATGGTGTCGGCGGGGTGGACCGAGCGGGTGACCCCGCGCTGGTCCAGGGCGGCGAGCACGGCGGTGAGCAGCTGTCCCGGGTCGGCGCTGTGCGCGGCGCCGCGGAACCGCCGCCGGTCGCCGGCGCCCGGCCGGCCCGGGACGCGCCCCCGGCCGTCGGCCCGATGGTGCGGATCGGCGGCGTCGGCCAGCAGCACGGTCGGGTCCGGCGACAGGCCGGGGCCGTGGCTGCGGCCGGCCACCACGGGATGTG of the Kitasatospora sp. NBC_01246 genome contains:
- the fdhD gene encoding formate dehydrogenase accessory sulfurtransferase FdhD, whose product is MTRATARRRVVRLHGDGRSTRPDALAAEEPLEIRVGGEPLTVTMRTPGQDFDLVAGFLVGEGLVHTAEDLAALRYCAGTDEDGANTYNVVDAALRGARALPLSAHRNLLTTSACGLCGRDTVDAVRTHVRHPVGDDPLTVPPALLYGLADRLRATQRTFDSTGGLHAAGLFDGTSGALLCAREDVGRHNAVDKVVGWALRAGRLPLTGHVLLVSGRASFELTQKAALAGVPLLAAVSAPSSLAVDLAEELGLTLVGFLRGERANVYTRPDRISG
- a CDS encoding TetR/AcrR family transcriptional regulator, producing MTRSSSPDPTRRSERSRQAVLTAAAELVAEVGFGKLTIEAIAARAGVGKQTIYRWWPSKGAVVFDAFQAANENASGSLALPDTGDLAADLRAVLRPTADQLADPGFDNTGRGLVSEHLRDPALLREYRERLLDPLLEVTRERLRTAREAGQIAADADLDLAVELLYGPMYYRWLHGLGPLDHAYADRLVAGVLRALRP